A single genomic interval of Pomacea canaliculata isolate SZHN2017 linkage group LG5, ASM307304v1, whole genome shotgun sequence harbors:
- the LOC112564627 gene encoding uncharacterized protein LOC112564627: protein MAQGGKNVTLRAVNTLVHPNFEIQANLPDTHSRFLIEMVQEAAGIDPGFNRFAVHYHTSPGGYYLSAINDVYAEKDKTYWCILDFNNRPVEYGMSTYEPRDGETVTFELRVDAGGQHPVEGLSSHTAHHCRLRSSPLSFPCCLVC, encoded by the exons ATGGCGCAGGG AGGTAAGAATGTTACCCTGAGAGCAGTCAACACTCTGGTACACCCAAACTTTGAGATACAAGCAAACCTGCCAGACACTCATTCACGCTTCTTGATTGAAATGGTGCAGGAGGCAGCTGGCATTGACCCAGGGTTCAACag GTTTGCTGTCCACTACCACACCAGTCCCGGAGGTTACTACCTCTCAGCCATTAATGATGTTTACGCCGAGAAGGATAAAACCTACTGGTGCATTCTGGACTTCAATAACCGACCTGTTGAGTATG GCATGAGCACCTACGAGCCACGTGATGGTGAAACGGTAACCTTCGAGCTAAGAGTTGATGCTGGTGGACAACATCCAGTTGAAGGACTGTCCAGCCATACAGCCCATCATTGTA gGCTTCGGTCGTCTCCTTTGTCTTTTCCGTGTTGCCTGGTTTGTTGA
- the LOC112565264 gene encoding uncharacterized protein LOC112565264: MAQNGKNVTLRAVNNLKGQHFQISVNLPDTHSQFLIDMMKEAAGIEPGFDRFVVRYHANQNGYFVLAIHGVKATYEEDQTFWRILSGTQPINLGVSAYQPADGETVTFELVRHEGGQGAPGRDPCH, translated from the exons ATGGCGCAAAA TGGTAAAAATGTCACACTACGAGCGGTCAACAACCTGAAAGGTCAACACTTTCAAATAAGTGTAAACCTGCCTGACACCCATTCACAATTCTTAATTGACATGATGAAAGAGGCGGCGGGGATTGAACCAGGGTTCGACAG GTTTGTTGTTCGTTACCACGCCAATCAAAATGGTTATTTCGTCCTCGCCATTCACGGTGTTAAAGCCACCTACGAAGAGGATCAAACCTTCTGGCGTATTCTGAGTGGCACTCAACCTATTAACCTTG GCGTGAGTGCCTACCAGCCGGCTGATGGTGAAACGGTGACCTTTGAGTTAGTGCGCCATGAGGGTGGACAGGGTGCACCAGGCAGAGACCCCTGTCACTGA